In a single window of the Streptomyces sp. NBC_00353 genome:
- a CDS encoding CsbD family protein produces the protein MTLKEHDMDIGKKTRNIGKIIEGKTKEVAGRAMGNKSMEKKGKVEKIKGKMQHAVEKGRDTFKH, from the coding sequence ATGACCCTGAAGGAGCACGACATGGATATCGGCAAGAAGACCAGAAACATCGGCAAAATAATCGAGGGAAAGACCAAAGAAGTGGCCGGGAGGGCCATGGGAAACAAGAGTATGGAGAAAAAGGGAAAGGTCGAAAAGATCAAGGGAAAAATGCAGCACGCAGTGGAGAAGGGCAGGGACACCTTCAAGCACTGA
- a CDS encoding gas vesicle protein: MKAPGRPQAISEEPLADRQIALIDLLDRLLSGGVVLTGDIVLSIADIDLVRISLRALIVSISEQNPSPWQAISAPAGDNDDR; the protein is encoded by the coding sequence GTGAAGGCGCCGGGCAGGCCGCAGGCCATATCGGAGGAACCGCTGGCGGATCGGCAGATCGCGCTGATCGACCTGCTGGACCGACTACTCAGCGGAGGCGTGGTCCTCACTGGTGACATTGTGCTCTCCATCGCCGATATCGACCTCGTACGGATATCGCTGCGCGCGCTGATCGTCTCCATCAGCGAGCAGAATCCATCCCCGTGGCAGGCCATTTCAGCACCCGCAGGAGACAACGATGACAGGTGA
- a CDS encoding gas vesicle protein K has product MTGEDHPPGNRFDEVAAAAARAFRLLPAPPQDVMTCGGADRRPAQRITTDPDTVERDLMKLVLTIVELLRQLMERQALQRVDAGGLTEEQEERLGETLMILHDRMIELCARYDLSMQDLNLNLGPLGTLLPPTE; this is encoded by the coding sequence ATGACAGGTGAGGACCACCCGCCCGGAAACCGCTTCGACGAAGTCGCCGCCGCCGCCGCCCGCGCCTTCCGCCTGCTGCCCGCGCCGCCGCAGGATGTCATGACCTGTGGTGGCGCAGACCGCAGGCCGGCTCAGCGGATCACCACCGACCCCGACACGGTGGAACGCGATCTGATGAAGCTCGTCCTCACCATCGTCGAGCTGCTGCGACAGCTCATGGAACGCCAGGCCCTGCAGCGGGTGGACGCCGGAGGTCTCACCGAGGAGCAGGAGGAGCGCCTGGGAGAAACGCTGATGATTCTGCACGATCGCATGATTGAACTCTGCGCTCGATACGACCTTTCCATGCAAGACCTCAATCTGAATCTCGGGCCTCTCGGAACTCTGCTACCACCCACCGAATGA